The Gammaproteobacteria bacterium genome includes the window GATGTGGATCAGCCGCGTAATTTGGCGAAGTCTGTTACGGTGGAGTAGTAGTTTACATAGCATTATAAGGTTGCTTGGCTTTATGTTAGCTAGAGATTATAAGTCTGCTATCAAAGCGGTGACCTTGAATTTGTTGAGCTAAAACTGTAAGGTCACGGCTCGCTTTCAGATTATTACGTCTTTTAGATCCTATTGGTGCGCCCTAGGGTCTATTTTTCGTGTCTCCATAGAGATAGGTGTTTTTATAATGATTAATATGAAAAATATTATTAATGCTTTTAGGGTTACTCCCTTGAGAACAGTTCCTTCTGTACCCAAAAATCGTAGTAATCTGATTGCACGTCGTATAGTAGCTAAAGTTTCTGATGGTAATGTGAGTTTGCAGATGGGAAATTATGTGACACAAGATCAAATTTCTGAACGCAGAAAAAAGGTCTGTAGTTATACTTATGTCGGCTAATATTATCCTTTTTAAGGAACAGTTGGAAAATATTATTAGACTATTTGATGAGGCAGAAAACGAAGTAAAAAAAATTGAAGGCTTGAATGGTGAAATAGTTATTCCATCTCTTAATGAGCTGCGGTACGTCGGTTATCATCTAGTTCGTTCATTATGCGAAGAGAATGAATCTGAGATGTTAAAGCAAATAGAGAAGGCTGAGAATCATTGTAAAAGAGCAATATATGATGCAACGGAATCTGGATTGTTATATTTTTTAGAAAATATAATGGCTTTTAAGAGGGATTATTCCAATAATTCAGCGATCATGGATGTATTGCCTGATTATGCTAAGTATCTGGCTGAGGCGGATACAGCTAGAAAAAAGATTGCTCAGATAGCAAGTAATGGTATTAGGGATAGATCTAATTATTATAAAGAGTGTCATCCAATGTATTGCTCTTTAGAAAAAATCGATCATCAATTTGATATTGCTAGGCCAATTATTAGCAAATTAATAGACGATAAGAACTTAAAGTTTGCAAAAGATCAGCGTGACCATGAAATTCTTGTAAAAACTCTCGTTGTTGCTATAGCTACCTTGGTGGTGGCATGCATTGGGCTTCTGATTGCTTTAATGGTGTAAGCCGCATAGTGTAACGCCTTGTCATATAAATTCTGGCACTAAGCGAAATCCGCCACTAAAGCATCATGTTGATGAGTCTCCAGCTTCACTCGCTCAGAGTAGTTTTTATGTTGCAGATTCAATTCCAAGTTGCATAACCACCTAAGCTAAAATTGTATCTTTTGTTGGGGAAAAGAATGGGTCGCTGATGGCTTTTTCTATCTCTTTAAGTTATGCGTTAGTTGAATTCAAGGGCGATACAGGGAGAGCCAAAATGAATTTCGGTGTGGTGTTGGTAGGCGATGAACTGCTCAACGGTCGGCGCGTAGACCGTCATTTAGCCAAGGTGATTGAGCTGCTCTCTGAGCGTGGTTTGTCTCTCAGTTGGGTACGCATGGTGGGGGATCAGTTTGACAGTCTGCACGACTGCTTTGTCCAGACCTTGGCCACGGAGGATGTGGTGTTCAGTTTTGGTGGCATCGGTGCAACCCCCGATGACATTACCCGTCAATGCGCCGCTGCTGCGGCGGGGGTGGAGTTGCAACGTCACCCTGACGCGCAAGCGGAGATCGAGGCGCAGTTTGGCGAGGGTGCGTACCCCACTCGTATTTTGATGGCCGACGTTCCACAAGGCAGTCGCATTATTCCCAATCCGATCAATCGGGTTGCCGGTTTTAGTTTTGCGCGCCATCATTTTGTACCTGGTTTTCCGAATATGGCGTGGCCGATGATTGAGTGGGTGCTGGATCATGAATATGGTCACCTGTTTCATCAGCAAAAAACGTCACAGCGTATTTATCAACTTTCCGGAGCGTTTGAAAATCTGTTGGTGCCGCACATGGAGCGGTTGCTGAAACTCTTTCCTGCGGTGAGCCTCTCCAGCTTACCCAATACAGAGGATCGGCGGCAGATTGAGTTTTCACTCAAGGGGCCTCACACTGAAGTGGAGAAGGCAGGCGCGTGGATTGAGCCGATTTTTGATCAGTTGCAGATTCGCTGGCGCTTGCAAGCAGATCACCCCTGATAAACCTGATTCTGCTTGCGGGTAACTACCTAGAGCGGTTTTGTGAATCGCTACAGAGCGGCTATTAGGGTTTTACTGCCATGCAATAACAGAGTAAATTCAGCCCCTTTCGGTAGATTCGATTCGTTTCATATCATTAATTTAACTTACCTTACCGAGCGGTAGGTTTGCCTTGTGGGTGGAAAAAATGTCCAAAATAGATCGTCGTGATTTTCTCAAGTTAATCGGGTTGGGGGCTGCTGCGAGCAGTTTGCCATTGGCCTTTTCTAACCGTGCTATGGCCAGCACTCAGATGCCGCAAGGTTTTTACGATGTGCCGATGAAAGGCACGGTGCGTCTGCTGCACATCACTGATGTGCATGGCCAATTGAAGCCGGTCTATTTTCGTGAACCCAATGTGAACTTGGGTGTGGGCGACGCTTACGGTCGTCCACCGCATTTGGTGGGGAAAAAACTGCTCACCGCGATGGGATACAAACCACAAACCCCTGAATCTTACGCTTACAGTTACCTTGATTTTGAACATTCAGCGCGCAAATACGGGCGTACCGGCGGTTACGCTCACGTTAAAACCTTGTTAAACAGCCTGCGTAAAGAGGCCGGTGGTAAACAGAACACTTTGACTCTGGACGGCGGTGATCTCTGGCAAGGTTCCGGTACCTCTCTCTGGACACGGGGAGTGGATATGGTGGAAGCCTCCAATCTGTTGGGTTTGGATGTGATGGTGGGGCATTGGGAATTCACCTACCGTGAAGACGAAGTGCTGAGCAATGTGGCGCTGTTTAAAGGTGATTTTATCGGCCAAAATGTGCGGGTTAAAGAAGAGGCGCTGATGAGCGATGCGTACGCGACGATGGTGGAGCGTTACGACGGCAGCGGTCTGTACGATGAAGATGCCGGTTACGCCTTCCAGCCGTACGTTATTAAAGAGATCAATGGCGCGCGTATTTGCATTATTGGGCAGGCTTTTCCACGTACCGCTAACGCCAATCCACAGGAGTTTTTTCCCGATTGGTCTTTTGGTCTGCGTGAAGATGACATGATCGAAATGGTCAAAGAGATACGTGCCAAAGAGAAACCCGATGCCATTGTTTTACTGTCGCACAACGGTATGGATGTGGACATTAAAATGGCCGAGCGAGTACCTGGGCTGAATGTGGTTTTGGGTGGTCACACTCATGATGGAATACCAAAACCGATTAAAGTGAAAAACGTTGAGGGTAATGAGTGCTGGGTGACCAACGCCGGTTCCAATAGCAAATACGTTGGGGTATTGGATTTTGATATTCAGGATGGCAAACTCAATGGCATGTCCTATCAGATGTTGCCGATCATTACCGATTGGTTGCCCGCTGATAAAGAGATGAAAGCCTTTATTGATCAGATGCGGCAGACAAAATACGATAAAAACATCGTTGAGTCGCGGCGCAAAGATCTGTTTTATAATGAGTCGCGTTTGGGTAAAACCTATGAAGAGATTCTGGGTGAAAAATTGGCCATAGCGGATCGGACGCTGTATCGACGTGGTAATTTTATCGGTACGTGGGATCAGGTCTTGTGCAACGCGCTGCGTCACGAACATAACGCCGATGTGTCGCTCTCGGCTGGGGTGCGCTGGGGAACCACAACGCTGAAAGGCGATTGGATCACGATGGAAGATGTGATGGCGCAATGCTCAATGACCTACGCAGAGACCTACGTCACCGAAATGAGCGGCAAGGCGCTGCACGATATTTTGGAAGGGGTGGCAGATAACCTCTTCGACCCTGATCCTTATTTGCAATCCGGTGGTGACATGGTACGGGTCGGCGGTTTGGATTACGCCATTGATCCGGCAAAATCGTTGGGCAGTCGCATTACTAAGTTGATTTTAGACGATGGCACTCCCCTTGATCCGAAAAAAATCTATAAGGTGTCGGGTTGGGCAACGGTCAATCGCACCCCCGAAGGGCGTTTGATGTGGGATGTGGTACACGACTATCTTTTGGCCAAGCGGGATAAAAAAGAGTTTGTTTTGCGTCTACCGAAAATCAACAACCCTGAATTGATTGGGGTGTTGGATAATCCAGGTATTGCCGACTATGAAGGCAAGGCCAGTTAGTTAGCTGCTCTTGGTGGTGCTTCCGCCTCAGCTTGTTTTTATATGTGGATTCCCGCCTGCGCGGGAACGACAGCAATGAAATTTTCCCGCCGTTATTTTTTATTTTCTCTCTTCTCTGTTTGCTGGTTACTCCTTGCTGTGGTTTCTTCGGTACAGGCCGATGTGGTTAAACCGGCTCTGGTGGAGATCAGTTTAAATACCGAAGGCACGTATTCTGTTGAGTTACGTGCCAGTATTGAGGCGCTGTTAACGGGCATTAATGGTCGTTATAAAAACACCAGACAGTCACCCAACGCGAAAGCCTACGATGAGCTGCGTAAACTTTCGGCAGCGGAGTTGCGTTTGGCTTTCACGCCTTTTGAGGCCGAGTTAACCCATGCGCTGAAACTGCGTTTTGATGGGGTTGTCGCCAACCTACAGATCACTCAGGTGAGTATTCCACCCACGGGGTACACCAAAGTGCCGCGTATCAGTGTGATCGAAATGTCCGGAAAAATTTCTCGGCAGCATAAACAACTTACTTGGTACTATCCTGAACTCTTTGGTGATAATGCCGTGCGGGTACGGCAGGTCAACGAAGTTGATGAAAAGTGGCATTGGTCTACTTGGCAGTGGTTGCGTAACGATGCGGTCAGTGAGCCATTTTCGTTAACCGAACTGTTTGCCGTGCCGCCGTGGTACGAAACGGCGAGCATGTATTTAGTGGCGGGTTTTGAGCATATTTTGCCCAAAGGTCTGGATCATATCCTGTTTGTATTGGGTCTATTTCTGTTTAGTTTGACGCTGCGCCCGCTGCTGTGGCAGGTAACGATGTTCACTGTTGCGCATACCCTTACGTTGGGTTTGGCCATGAACGGTTGGATCAGCTTGCCTGCACAGGTGGTGGAGCCGTTAATTGCGGTGTCTATTGCTTACATTGGTTTTGAGAATGTGTTTCGAGCTACCCTGCAGCGCAGTCGTTTGCTGCTGGTGTTTGTCTTTGGTTTATTGCATGGATTGGGGTTTGCCTCTGTTTTACAAGAATTTGGCTTGCCTAAAGAGGCGTTTGCTCTGGCCTTGATTAGTTTTAATATTGGAGTGGAGCTGGGGCAGTTGGCGATTGTGAGCTTGGCTTTTTTGGCTGTAGCCCTTTGGTGGCGTGATAAAATATGGTATCGGGCGCGTATTGTGATTCCAGCTTCTCTATTGATTGCGGTGACCGGTTTGGTTTGGGCCTGGCAACGGTTGTAGGAAGGCTGATGTTAGAGAAAAAATACTTTATACAGGATGATTTTAAATGAATAAAACCAAGGCGGTTAATACTGTTTTACATTTCACTGAACAAGTGGGTCTGTTTATTATTTTTATTGCTACCTTGTTTGCTGTTTATGAAGAGGTTTTGTTGTTGGTGGTGCAGCAACGAGTGGATCTAAAAGACCTGCTGTTGCTGTTTATTTATCTTGAAATAATTGCCATGATTAAGATCTATTATACAGAGCATCGTTTGCCGATCCGTTTTCCAATTTACATCGCCATTGTGGCTTTGTCTCGCTACATTATTCTTGATTCAAAATCATTTTCTCAGTGGCAGTTATTGGAAATTGCGATCACCATTGTGGTGTTGACAATTGCCGTTTTGGTGGTTCGCTACGGGCATGTTAAGTATCCCTATGCAAAGGTGGATAAAGATGAATAAATTGCAATATACACTCTTTTTTTTATGTGGGTGGTTGTTGCTTCAAACCGCGATGGCGGAAAATTATCCGCCCTCACAGATTGATATGGTGCTGAAAAAAGTCTCACCCCACGTTTATTATGTGCAAGGCAAAGCGGGTATTGCGACGGATAACGAGGGCTTTATCTCCAATGCGGTGGCGGTAGTGACTTCCGAAGGAATTGTGGTGATTGACAGTTTGGGTTCACCCTCTTTGGCGAAATTGTTTGTGAAAAACATTCGTCAGATCAGCGCGCAGCCGATTGTGAAAGTGATTCTGACCCACTATCACGCCGATCATATTTACGGTTTGCAGGTGTTTAAAGAGCTGGGTGCTGAGATTGTTGCGCCTGCCGGTTACGCGGATTATCTGGATGAACCCATTGCTGAAGAGCGTTTGGCAGAGCGGCGTGTTTCATTAAAACCGTGGGTTAATGATAAGACTCGCTTAATTCGTCCCGATCAGGTGATTGATAAAAATGAGTCGTTCCAGTTGGGTGGGGTGAAGTTTGAGCTGAATTACCTCGGTGAAGCGCACTCTGATGGTGATTTAAGTGTGCTTGTGAAGTCTGATGGGGTGTTGGTGTCTGGGGATATTATTTTTGAAGGTCGTATCCCGTTTACCGGTGGCGCGGATACCGAGCACTGGCTGGCGTTATTGGAAAAATTAGATAAAAGCAATTTGAATGCGTTGATTCCAGGACATGGGGCGGCGGCTAAGGATCCTAGGGCTGTGGTGCAGTTGACCTTGCGTTATCTGCATCAGGTGCGAGCGGTGATGAGTGTGGCGGTGGAGGAGATGACCTCTTTTGATGAGGCCTACCAAGCGGCGGATTGGTCTGAGTTTGAACATCTGCCTGCTTTTGAGGCGACCCATAGGCGCAATGCGTATGGGGTTTATTTGTCGATGGAGCGCGCGCTGTTGGCGGAATAGAGTTGTACCATCGTGTTTTTTTCTCACCGCAGTGGTGTGGCTTTGAGCGACTAGGGGGATGGATAATTGACCCGTGCTTAACTCTGTTTTATGGTCGTAAGGCAGTTTAAGTGCGAAACACGGATCAGTTAAGGAGAGGAAGATGAACAGGAACGTTCGAAGCAGAAGGGATTTTTTAGCCTCTGTGCTGGCCGCTGGTGCGGCGGCGCTGTTGCCAACAATGGCTCAGGCTAGGGTGGTGAAGCGGGTCAGTGGTTCGGTGATTATCAATGGAGGCATGGCGGATAAATACTCCTCTTTGATGGCCGGAGATAAGGTGATTACCGGTGAGGGTGGCAGGCTCTCTTTTGTTTTGAATGAGAGCGCGTTTCTGCTTTATCCCAACAGTACACTGACCTTCATCGCCGATGATCTGAGCATCGCTGGGTACCGTTTGGAGCAGGGGCGTTTGCTGGTGGTGTGTCGGGAAGCGGGGCAAACGTTCTCTGTACAGGGTGTGTACATTGGCATTGAGCAGAAAAATTCGGCTCTGCAGCTGAGTCACACAAACGGTGAGGTCTTGGTAACCCTGCAACGAGGCAAAGTGAGCTTGAAGGCCGGTGCTCAGCAGGAGACGTTACAGGCCAGTCAGCCGCAGGTGCGCCAGTTTAAAGCGGGGAAGTTGAGTGTGGCCAATAGTGCAGAGATCGTTGCTGATGACTTGGCTTATCTCTCGGCGTTACTGGGGTTTTAACGGTTTTTAAGGCATTGATTCCCGTTTAAACATGGCTTAACATTGCTCATCTGCATCATGCAGATTTGGTCGTCGGGGTGTAGCTCAGCCTGGTAGAGCACTGCCTTCGGGAGGCAGGGGTCAGAGGTTCGAATCCTCTCATCCCGACCAACTTTTATTTCTCGTTTTTTCTCTTAAATATTTCCTTTGCATCGTATACTGTCGCGGGTTATTTCTCTGCTGTGAGGTATAAAAAGTGATTATTGTGATTGTCTTGGCGGTGGCTTTACTGCTGTTTTCGGGGTTCACTTTCTTGCGTTTAGTACGGCGTTTGAATGTGGTGGAGCAGCGATTGTTGCAGCAGCCTCGTCAGTTGTTTAATCAGTTTGAGTCTTATCTCTATTTGCGTGATCGGCTTAATTTAAAACAGGGTTTGCCTTACAGCCGAGATTGGTCGGCGGCAGCGGATTTTTTAAAAGTGATTGTTGATCACGTTTTGCAGCACAAACCCAAGGTGGTGCTGGAGTGCAGCAGCGGTTTGAGCACAGTGGTACTGGCCAAAGCGTTGGCGTTGAATGGCGAGGGTGAACTCTGGAGTCTGGAAAACGGCGCGGAGTACGCACAACGCACACGGGATCAGTTGCAGCGTTTGCAGCTGGAGGCCACGGTGTTGGATGCGCCGTTGCAGCAGGTAAAAATAAACGAGTCTGAATATCAGTGGTACGATCTGCAAAAATTACCCGATCTCTGCATTGATCTGCTGGTGATTGATGGTCCGGCTGGTTTTATCCAGAAGAATTCTCGGTATCCGGCCTTGCCGCTGTTGAGAGACAAATTAGCACCCAATGCGCTGATTGTTCTCGATGATGCGGCGCGTGAGGATGAATTGGAGTTGGTGCGGCAGTGGCAGAGGGAGTACCCCGATTTTGAATATGAGTATTTGAATTTGGAACGGGGGTGTGCGCTGATTCGGTTGCTAAAATAGAGCGATTATTTAGATGCGTTATAACAAATATCCCATTCTTCTAAAGCCTGTTGCAGATCACCTTCGGCACTAATCTTCTGCCAAAATTGAGTGAAATCCATTTTGGAATTTTCCA containing:
- a CDS encoding molybdopterin-binding protein; amino-acid sequence: MNFGVVLVGDELLNGRRVDRHLAKVIELLSERGLSLSWVRMVGDQFDSLHDCFVQTLATEDVVFSFGGIGATPDDITRQCAAAAAGVELQRHPDAQAEIEAQFGEGAYPTRILMADVPQGSRIIPNPINRVAGFSFARHHFVPGFPNMAWPMIEWVLDHEYGHLFHQQKTSQRIYQLSGAFENLLVPHMERLLKLFPAVSLSSLPNTEDRRQIEFSLKGPHTEVEKAGAWIEPIFDQLQIRWRLQADHP
- a CDS encoding 5'-nucleotidase C-terminal domain-containing protein, which codes for MSKIDRRDFLKLIGLGAAASSLPLAFSNRAMASTQMPQGFYDVPMKGTVRLLHITDVHGQLKPVYFREPNVNLGVGDAYGRPPHLVGKKLLTAMGYKPQTPESYAYSYLDFEHSARKYGRTGGYAHVKTLLNSLRKEAGGKQNTLTLDGGDLWQGSGTSLWTRGVDMVEASNLLGLDVMVGHWEFTYREDEVLSNVALFKGDFIGQNVRVKEEALMSDAYATMVERYDGSGLYDEDAGYAFQPYVIKEINGARICIIGQAFPRTANANPQEFFPDWSFGLREDDMIEMVKEIRAKEKPDAIVLLSHNGMDVDIKMAERVPGLNVVLGGHTHDGIPKPIKVKNVEGNECWVTNAGSNSKYVGVLDFDIQDGKLNGMSYQMLPIITDWLPADKEMKAFIDQMRQTKYDKNIVESRRKDLFYNESRLGKTYEEILGEKLAIADRTLYRRGNFIGTWDQVLCNALRHEHNADVSLSAGVRWGTTTLKGDWITMEDVMAQCSMTYAETYVTEMSGKALHDILEGVADNLFDPDPYLQSGGDMVRVGGLDYAIDPAKSLGSRITKLILDDGTPLDPKKIYKVSGWATVNRTPEGRLMWDVVHDYLLAKRDKKEFVLRLPKINNPELIGVLDNPGIADYEGKAS
- a CDS encoding HupE/UreJ family protein, with product MKFSRRYFLFSLFSVCWLLLAVVSSVQADVVKPALVEISLNTEGTYSVELRASIEALLTGINGRYKNTRQSPNAKAYDELRKLSAAELRLAFTPFEAELTHALKLRFDGVVANLQITQVSIPPTGYTKVPRISVIEMSGKISRQHKQLTWYYPELFGDNAVRVRQVNEVDEKWHWSTWQWLRNDAVSEPFSLTELFAVPPWYETASMYLVAGFEHILPKGLDHILFVLGLFLFSLTLRPLLWQVTMFTVAHTLTLGLAMNGWISLPAQVVEPLIAVSIAYIGFENVFRATLQRSRLLLVFVFGLLHGLGFASVLQEFGLPKEAFALALISFNIGVELGQLAIVSLAFLAVALWWRDKIWYRARIVIPASLLIAVTGLVWAWQRL
- a CDS encoding phosphate-starvation-inducible PsiE family protein, which gives rise to MNKTKAVNTVLHFTEQVGLFIIFIATLFAVYEEVLLLVVQQRVDLKDLLLLFIYLEIIAMIKIYYTEHRLPIRFPIYIAIVALSRYIILDSKSFSQWQLLEIAITIVVLTIAVLVVRYGHVKYPYAKVDKDE
- a CDS encoding MBL fold metallo-hydrolase, translating into MNKLQYTLFFLCGWLLLQTAMAENYPPSQIDMVLKKVSPHVYYVQGKAGIATDNEGFISNAVAVVTSEGIVVIDSLGSPSLAKLFVKNIRQISAQPIVKVILTHYHADHIYGLQVFKELGAEIVAPAGYADYLDEPIAEERLAERRVSLKPWVNDKTRLIRPDQVIDKNESFQLGGVKFELNYLGEAHSDGDLSVLVKSDGVLVSGDIIFEGRIPFTGGADTEHWLALLEKLDKSNLNALIPGHGAAAKDPRAVVQLTLRYLHQVRAVMSVAVEEMTSFDEAYQAADWSEFEHLPAFEATHRRNAYGVYLSMERALLAE
- a CDS encoding class I SAM-dependent methyltransferase encodes the protein MIIVIVLAVALLLFSGFTFLRLVRRLNVVEQRLLQQPRQLFNQFESYLYLRDRLNLKQGLPYSRDWSAAADFLKVIVDHVLQHKPKVVLECSSGLSTVVLAKALALNGEGELWSLENGAEYAQRTRDQLQRLQLEATVLDAPLQQVKINESEYQWYDLQKLPDLCIDLLVIDGPAGFIQKNSRYPALPLLRDKLAPNALIVLDDAAREDELELVRQWQREYPDFEYEYLNLERGCALIRLLK